A region of Saimiri boliviensis isolate mSaiBol1 chromosome 10, mSaiBol1.pri, whole genome shotgun sequence DNA encodes the following proteins:
- the KRIT1 gene encoding krev interaction trapped protein 1 isoform X2 has product MGNPENIEDAYVAVIRPKNTASLNSREYRAKSYEILLHEVPIEGQKKKRKKVLLEMKLQGNSEITQGILDYVVETTKPISPANQGIRGKRVVLMKKFPLDGEKMGREASLFIVPSVVKDNTKYTYTPGCPIFYCLQDIMRVCSESSTHFATLTARMLLALDKWLDERHAQSHFIPALFRPSPLERIKTNVINPAYATESGQTENSLHMGYSALEIKSKMLALEKADTCIYNPLFGSDLQYTNRVDKVVINPYFGLGAPDYSKIQIPKQEKWQRSMSSVTEDKERQWVDDFPLHRSACEGDSELLNRLLSERFSVNQLDSDHWAPIHYACWYGKVEATRILLEKGKCNPNLLNGQLSSPLHFAAGGGHAEIVQILLSHPEIDRHITDQQGRSPLNICEENKQNNWEEAAKLLKEAINKPYEKVRIYRMDGSYRSVELKHGNNTTVQQIMEGMRLSQETQQYFTIWICSENLSLQLKPYHKPLQHVRDWPEILAELTNLDPQRETPQLFLRRDVRLPLEVEKKIEDPLAILILFDEARYNLLKGFYTAPDAKLITLASLLLQIVYGNYESKKHKQGFLNEENLKSIVPITKLKSKAPHWTNRILHEYKNLSTSEGVSKEMHHLQRMFLQNCWEIPTYGAAFFTGQIFTKASPSNHKVIPVYVGVNIKGLHLLNMETKALLISLKYGCFMWQLGDADTCFQIHSMENKMSFIVHTKQAGLVVKLLMKLNGQLMPTERNS; this is encoded by the exons ATGGGAAATCCAGAAAACATAGAAGATGCATATGTTGCTGTTATTCGTCCAAAGAATACTGCCAGTCTCAATTCTCGGGAATACAGAGCTAAGTCATATGAA ATTTTGTTGCATGAAGTTCCCAttgaaggacagaaaaaaaagagaaagaaagttttattggaaatGAAACTGCAAGGCAACAGTGAAATAACACAAGGCATATTGGATTATGTAGTAGAAACCACCAAACCAATTTCTCCTGCAAACCAAGGTATCAGAG gaAAACGAGTTGTACTAATGAAAAAATTTCCTCTCGATGGAGAGAAGATGGGCAGAGAAGCATCATTATTTATTGTTCCATCAGTTGTCAAAG ataatactaaatatacatataccCCAGGATGCCCAATTTTTTACTGCTTACAAGATATTATGAGAGTCTGTAGTGAATCCAGTACTCATTTTGCTACACTTACAGCAAGGATGTTACTAGCCTTGGATAA GTGGTTAGATGAACGTCACGCACAATCTCACTTTATTCCAGCTTTATTCCGACCTTCTCCTCTTGAGCGGATAAAAACTAATGTCATAAATCCTGCGTATGCTACTGAATCAGGTCAGACAGAAAACTCACTACATATGGGCTATAGTGCACtagaaataaagagtaaaatgTTAGCCCTAGAGAAAGCAGATACCTGTATTTACAACCCTTTGTTTGGATCAGATCTTCAATATACAAATCGG GTAGATAAAGTGGTAATAAATCCATACTTTGGTCTAGGAGCTCCAGACTactcaaaaatccaaataccTAAACAGGAAAAATGGCAGAGAAGCATGAGCAGTGTCACAGAAGACAA gGAACGACAATGGGTAGATGATTTTCCTCTCCACCGAAGTGCCTGTGAAGGAGATTCAGAATTACTAAACCGTCTTCTCAGTGAAAGATTTTCAGTCAACCAATTAGATAGTGACCACTGGGCGCCCATTCATTATGCATGCTG GTACGGAAAAGTTGAGGCTACTCGCATATtgttagagaaaggaaaatgcaatCCAAACCTTTTAAATGGACAACTTAGTTCTCCTCTTCATTTTGCTGCTGGAGGAGGACATGCTGAAATAGTACAGATTCTCCTAAGCCATCCAGAAATTGATAGA CATATAACAGACCAACAAGGAAGATCTCCATTAAATATttgtgaagaaaacaaacaaaataactggGAAGAAGCTGCAAAATTATTGAAGGAAGCCATTAACAAGCCA TATGAAAAAGTTCGAATATACAGAATGGATGGATCCTATCGTTCTGTTGAATTGAAGCATGGAAATAATACCACAGTGCAGCAGATAATGGAAGGAATGCGTCTCTCTCAAGAAACACAGCAATATTTCACTATATGGATTTGTTCAGAAAACCTCA GCCTTCAGCTCAAACCGTATCATAAACCCTTGCAACATGTTCGTGACTGGCCAGAAATACTTGCTGAATTGACTAATCTGGATCCCCAAAGGGAAACACCTCAGCTTTTTCTAAGAAGAGATGTGAGACTTCCTTTGGAAGTTGAAAAAAAG ATTGAAGACCCACTAGCTATTCTTATTCTGTTTGATGAAGCCAGATATAATTTACTGAAGGGCTTTTATACAGCTCCTGATGCTAAGCTGATAACATTGGCAAGTCTGCTTTTGCAAATTGTCTATGGAAATTATGAGAGTAAAAAACACAAGCAAGGTTTCCTAAA TGAAGAAAATCTAAAATCCATTGTACCTATTACCAAACTGAAAAGTAAGGCACCTCACTGGACAAATCGTATACTTCATGAATACAAG aatctCAGTACAAGTGAAGGTGTCAGTAAAGAAATGCATCACCTTCAGCGCATGTTCTTACAGAATTGCTGGGAAATTCCTACTTACGGAGCAGCATTTTTCACAGGACAGATATTTACAAAGGCAAGCCCCAGCAATCATAAAGTCATCCCTGTGTATGTAGGCGTGAATATAAAAGGACTTCATCTCCTCAACATGGAAACTAAG
- the KRIT1 gene encoding krev interaction trapped protein 1 isoform X4, with protein sequence MPAMGNPENIEDAYVAVIRPKNTASLNSREYRAKSYEILLHEVPIEGQKKKRKKVLLEMKLQGNSEITQGILDYVVETTKPISPANQGIRGKRVVLMKKFPLDGEKMGREASLFIVPSVVKDNTKYTYTPGCPIFYCLQDIMRVCSESSTHFATLTARMLLALDKWLDERHAQSHFIPALFRPSPLERIKTNVINPAYATESGQTENSLHMGYSALEIKSKMLALEKADTCIYNPLFGSDLQYTNRVDKVVINPYFGLGAPDYSKIQIPKQEKWQRSMSSVTEDKERQWVDDFPLHRSACEGDSELLNRLLSERFSVNQLDSDHWAPIHYACWYGKVEATRILLEKGKCNPNLLNGQLSSPLHFAAGGGHAEIVQILLSHPEIDRHITDQQGRSPLNICEENKQNNWEEAAKLLKEAINKPYEKVRIYRMDGSYRSVELKHGNNTTVQQIMEGMRLSQETQQYFTIWICSENLSLQLKPYHKPLQHVRDWPEILAELTNLDPQRETPQLFLRRDVRLPLEVEKKIEDPLAILILFDEARYNLLKGFYTAPDAKLITLASLLLQIVYGNYESKKHKQGFLNEENLKSIVPITKLKSKAPHWTNRILHEYKALLISLKYGCFMWQLGDADTCFQIHSMENKMSFIVHTKQAGLVVKLLMKLNGQLMPTERNS encoded by the exons ATGCCAG caATGGGAAATCCAGAAAACATAGAAGATGCATATGTTGCTGTTATTCGTCCAAAGAATACTGCCAGTCTCAATTCTCGGGAATACAGAGCTAAGTCATATGAA ATTTTGTTGCATGAAGTTCCCAttgaaggacagaaaaaaaagagaaagaaagttttattggaaatGAAACTGCAAGGCAACAGTGAAATAACACAAGGCATATTGGATTATGTAGTAGAAACCACCAAACCAATTTCTCCTGCAAACCAAGGTATCAGAG gaAAACGAGTTGTACTAATGAAAAAATTTCCTCTCGATGGAGAGAAGATGGGCAGAGAAGCATCATTATTTATTGTTCCATCAGTTGTCAAAG ataatactaaatatacatataccCCAGGATGCCCAATTTTTTACTGCTTACAAGATATTATGAGAGTCTGTAGTGAATCCAGTACTCATTTTGCTACACTTACAGCAAGGATGTTACTAGCCTTGGATAA GTGGTTAGATGAACGTCACGCACAATCTCACTTTATTCCAGCTTTATTCCGACCTTCTCCTCTTGAGCGGATAAAAACTAATGTCATAAATCCTGCGTATGCTACTGAATCAGGTCAGACAGAAAACTCACTACATATGGGCTATAGTGCACtagaaataaagagtaaaatgTTAGCCCTAGAGAAAGCAGATACCTGTATTTACAACCCTTTGTTTGGATCAGATCTTCAATATACAAATCGG GTAGATAAAGTGGTAATAAATCCATACTTTGGTCTAGGAGCTCCAGACTactcaaaaatccaaataccTAAACAGGAAAAATGGCAGAGAAGCATGAGCAGTGTCACAGAAGACAA gGAACGACAATGGGTAGATGATTTTCCTCTCCACCGAAGTGCCTGTGAAGGAGATTCAGAATTACTAAACCGTCTTCTCAGTGAAAGATTTTCAGTCAACCAATTAGATAGTGACCACTGGGCGCCCATTCATTATGCATGCTG GTACGGAAAAGTTGAGGCTACTCGCATATtgttagagaaaggaaaatgcaatCCAAACCTTTTAAATGGACAACTTAGTTCTCCTCTTCATTTTGCTGCTGGAGGAGGACATGCTGAAATAGTACAGATTCTCCTAAGCCATCCAGAAATTGATAGA CATATAACAGACCAACAAGGAAGATCTCCATTAAATATttgtgaagaaaacaaacaaaataactggGAAGAAGCTGCAAAATTATTGAAGGAAGCCATTAACAAGCCA TATGAAAAAGTTCGAATATACAGAATGGATGGATCCTATCGTTCTGTTGAATTGAAGCATGGAAATAATACCACAGTGCAGCAGATAATGGAAGGAATGCGTCTCTCTCAAGAAACACAGCAATATTTCACTATATGGATTTGTTCAGAAAACCTCA GCCTTCAGCTCAAACCGTATCATAAACCCTTGCAACATGTTCGTGACTGGCCAGAAATACTTGCTGAATTGACTAATCTGGATCCCCAAAGGGAAACACCTCAGCTTTTTCTAAGAAGAGATGTGAGACTTCCTTTGGAAGTTGAAAAAAAG ATTGAAGACCCACTAGCTATTCTTATTCTGTTTGATGAAGCCAGATATAATTTACTGAAGGGCTTTTATACAGCTCCTGATGCTAAGCTGATAACATTGGCAAGTCTGCTTTTGCAAATTGTCTATGGAAATTATGAGAGTAAAAAACACAAGCAAGGTTTCCTAAA TGAAGAAAATCTAAAATCCATTGTACCTATTACCAAACTGAAAAGTAAGGCACCTCACTGGACAAATCGTATACTTCATGAATACAAG
- the KRIT1 gene encoding krev interaction trapped protein 1 isoform X3 — translation MPAMGNPENIEDAYVAVIRPKNTASLNSREYRAKSYEILLHEVPIEGQKKKRKKVLLEMKLQGNSEITQGILDYVVETTKPISPANQGIRGKRVVLMKKFPLDGEKMGREASLFIVPSVVKDNTKYTYTPGCPIFYCLQDIMRVCSESSTHFATLTARMLLALDKWLDERHAQSHFIPALFRPSPLERIKTNVINPAYATESGQTENSLHMGYSALEIKSKMLALEKADTCIYNPLFGSDLQYTNRVDKVVINPYFGLGAPDYSKIQIPKQEKWQRSMSSVTEDKYGKVEATRILLEKGKCNPNLLNGQLSSPLHFAAGGGHAEIVQILLSHPEIDRHITDQQGRSPLNICEENKQNNWEEAAKLLKEAINKPYEKVRIYRMDGSYRSVELKHGNNTTVQQIMEGMRLSQETQQYFTIWICSENLSLQLKPYHKPLQHVRDWPEILAELTNLDPQRETPQLFLRRDVRLPLEVEKKIEDPLAILILFDEARYNLLKGFYTAPDAKLITLASLLLQIVYGNYESKKHKQGFLNEENLKSIVPITKLKSKAPHWTNRILHEYKNLSTSEGVSKEMHHLQRMFLQNCWEIPTYGAAFFTGQIFTKASPSNHKVIPVYVGVNIKGLHLLNMETKALLISLKYGCFMWQLGDADTCFQIHSMENKMSFIVHTKQAGLVVKLLMKLNGQLMPTERNS, via the exons ATGCCAG caATGGGAAATCCAGAAAACATAGAAGATGCATATGTTGCTGTTATTCGTCCAAAGAATACTGCCAGTCTCAATTCTCGGGAATACAGAGCTAAGTCATATGAA ATTTTGTTGCATGAAGTTCCCAttgaaggacagaaaaaaaagagaaagaaagttttattggaaatGAAACTGCAAGGCAACAGTGAAATAACACAAGGCATATTGGATTATGTAGTAGAAACCACCAAACCAATTTCTCCTGCAAACCAAGGTATCAGAG gaAAACGAGTTGTACTAATGAAAAAATTTCCTCTCGATGGAGAGAAGATGGGCAGAGAAGCATCATTATTTATTGTTCCATCAGTTGTCAAAG ataatactaaatatacatataccCCAGGATGCCCAATTTTTTACTGCTTACAAGATATTATGAGAGTCTGTAGTGAATCCAGTACTCATTTTGCTACACTTACAGCAAGGATGTTACTAGCCTTGGATAA GTGGTTAGATGAACGTCACGCACAATCTCACTTTATTCCAGCTTTATTCCGACCTTCTCCTCTTGAGCGGATAAAAACTAATGTCATAAATCCTGCGTATGCTACTGAATCAGGTCAGACAGAAAACTCACTACATATGGGCTATAGTGCACtagaaataaagagtaaaatgTTAGCCCTAGAGAAAGCAGATACCTGTATTTACAACCCTTTGTTTGGATCAGATCTTCAATATACAAATCGG GTAGATAAAGTGGTAATAAATCCATACTTTGGTCTAGGAGCTCCAGACTactcaaaaatccaaataccTAAACAGGAAAAATGGCAGAGAAGCATGAGCAGTGTCACAGAAGACAA GTACGGAAAAGTTGAGGCTACTCGCATATtgttagagaaaggaaaatgcaatCCAAACCTTTTAAATGGACAACTTAGTTCTCCTCTTCATTTTGCTGCTGGAGGAGGACATGCTGAAATAGTACAGATTCTCCTAAGCCATCCAGAAATTGATAGA CATATAACAGACCAACAAGGAAGATCTCCATTAAATATttgtgaagaaaacaaacaaaataactggGAAGAAGCTGCAAAATTATTGAAGGAAGCCATTAACAAGCCA TATGAAAAAGTTCGAATATACAGAATGGATGGATCCTATCGTTCTGTTGAATTGAAGCATGGAAATAATACCACAGTGCAGCAGATAATGGAAGGAATGCGTCTCTCTCAAGAAACACAGCAATATTTCACTATATGGATTTGTTCAGAAAACCTCA GCCTTCAGCTCAAACCGTATCATAAACCCTTGCAACATGTTCGTGACTGGCCAGAAATACTTGCTGAATTGACTAATCTGGATCCCCAAAGGGAAACACCTCAGCTTTTTCTAAGAAGAGATGTGAGACTTCCTTTGGAAGTTGAAAAAAAG ATTGAAGACCCACTAGCTATTCTTATTCTGTTTGATGAAGCCAGATATAATTTACTGAAGGGCTTTTATACAGCTCCTGATGCTAAGCTGATAACATTGGCAAGTCTGCTTTTGCAAATTGTCTATGGAAATTATGAGAGTAAAAAACACAAGCAAGGTTTCCTAAA TGAAGAAAATCTAAAATCCATTGTACCTATTACCAAACTGAAAAGTAAGGCACCTCACTGGACAAATCGTATACTTCATGAATACAAG aatctCAGTACAAGTGAAGGTGTCAGTAAAGAAATGCATCACCTTCAGCGCATGTTCTTACAGAATTGCTGGGAAATTCCTACTTACGGAGCAGCATTTTTCACAGGACAGATATTTACAAAGGCAAGCCCCAGCAATCATAAAGTCATCCCTGTGTATGTAGGCGTGAATATAAAAGGACTTCATCTCCTCAACATGGAAACTAAG
- the KRIT1 gene encoding krev interaction trapped protein 1 isoform X1 codes for MPAMGNPENIEDAYVAVIRPKNTASLNSREYRAKSYEILLHEVPIEGQKKKRKKVLLEMKLQGNSEITQGILDYVVETTKPISPANQGIRGKRVVLMKKFPLDGEKMGREASLFIVPSVVKDNTKYTYTPGCPIFYCLQDIMRVCSESSTHFATLTARMLLALDKWLDERHAQSHFIPALFRPSPLERIKTNVINPAYATESGQTENSLHMGYSALEIKSKMLALEKADTCIYNPLFGSDLQYTNRVDKVVINPYFGLGAPDYSKIQIPKQEKWQRSMSSVTEDKERQWVDDFPLHRSACEGDSELLNRLLSERFSVNQLDSDHWAPIHYACWYGKVEATRILLEKGKCNPNLLNGQLSSPLHFAAGGGHAEIVQILLSHPEIDRHITDQQGRSPLNICEENKQNNWEEAAKLLKEAINKPYEKVRIYRMDGSYRSVELKHGNNTTVQQIMEGMRLSQETQQYFTIWICSENLSLQLKPYHKPLQHVRDWPEILAELTNLDPQRETPQLFLRRDVRLPLEVEKKIEDPLAILILFDEARYNLLKGFYTAPDAKLITLASLLLQIVYGNYESKKHKQGFLNEENLKSIVPITKLKSKAPHWTNRILHEYKNLSTSEGVSKEMHHLQRMFLQNCWEIPTYGAAFFTGQIFTKASPSNHKVIPVYVGVNIKGLHLLNMETKALLISLKYGCFMWQLGDADTCFQIHSMENKMSFIVHTKQAGLVVKLLMKLNGQLMPTERNS; via the exons ATGCCAG caATGGGAAATCCAGAAAACATAGAAGATGCATATGTTGCTGTTATTCGTCCAAAGAATACTGCCAGTCTCAATTCTCGGGAATACAGAGCTAAGTCATATGAA ATTTTGTTGCATGAAGTTCCCAttgaaggacagaaaaaaaagagaaagaaagttttattggaaatGAAACTGCAAGGCAACAGTGAAATAACACAAGGCATATTGGATTATGTAGTAGAAACCACCAAACCAATTTCTCCTGCAAACCAAGGTATCAGAG gaAAACGAGTTGTACTAATGAAAAAATTTCCTCTCGATGGAGAGAAGATGGGCAGAGAAGCATCATTATTTATTGTTCCATCAGTTGTCAAAG ataatactaaatatacatataccCCAGGATGCCCAATTTTTTACTGCTTACAAGATATTATGAGAGTCTGTAGTGAATCCAGTACTCATTTTGCTACACTTACAGCAAGGATGTTACTAGCCTTGGATAA GTGGTTAGATGAACGTCACGCACAATCTCACTTTATTCCAGCTTTATTCCGACCTTCTCCTCTTGAGCGGATAAAAACTAATGTCATAAATCCTGCGTATGCTACTGAATCAGGTCAGACAGAAAACTCACTACATATGGGCTATAGTGCACtagaaataaagagtaaaatgTTAGCCCTAGAGAAAGCAGATACCTGTATTTACAACCCTTTGTTTGGATCAGATCTTCAATATACAAATCGG GTAGATAAAGTGGTAATAAATCCATACTTTGGTCTAGGAGCTCCAGACTactcaaaaatccaaataccTAAACAGGAAAAATGGCAGAGAAGCATGAGCAGTGTCACAGAAGACAA gGAACGACAATGGGTAGATGATTTTCCTCTCCACCGAAGTGCCTGTGAAGGAGATTCAGAATTACTAAACCGTCTTCTCAGTGAAAGATTTTCAGTCAACCAATTAGATAGTGACCACTGGGCGCCCATTCATTATGCATGCTG GTACGGAAAAGTTGAGGCTACTCGCATATtgttagagaaaggaaaatgcaatCCAAACCTTTTAAATGGACAACTTAGTTCTCCTCTTCATTTTGCTGCTGGAGGAGGACATGCTGAAATAGTACAGATTCTCCTAAGCCATCCAGAAATTGATAGA CATATAACAGACCAACAAGGAAGATCTCCATTAAATATttgtgaagaaaacaaacaaaataactggGAAGAAGCTGCAAAATTATTGAAGGAAGCCATTAACAAGCCA TATGAAAAAGTTCGAATATACAGAATGGATGGATCCTATCGTTCTGTTGAATTGAAGCATGGAAATAATACCACAGTGCAGCAGATAATGGAAGGAATGCGTCTCTCTCAAGAAACACAGCAATATTTCACTATATGGATTTGTTCAGAAAACCTCA GCCTTCAGCTCAAACCGTATCATAAACCCTTGCAACATGTTCGTGACTGGCCAGAAATACTTGCTGAATTGACTAATCTGGATCCCCAAAGGGAAACACCTCAGCTTTTTCTAAGAAGAGATGTGAGACTTCCTTTGGAAGTTGAAAAAAAG ATTGAAGACCCACTAGCTATTCTTATTCTGTTTGATGAAGCCAGATATAATTTACTGAAGGGCTTTTATACAGCTCCTGATGCTAAGCTGATAACATTGGCAAGTCTGCTTTTGCAAATTGTCTATGGAAATTATGAGAGTAAAAAACACAAGCAAGGTTTCCTAAA TGAAGAAAATCTAAAATCCATTGTACCTATTACCAAACTGAAAAGTAAGGCACCTCACTGGACAAATCGTATACTTCATGAATACAAG aatctCAGTACAAGTGAAGGTGTCAGTAAAGAAATGCATCACCTTCAGCGCATGTTCTTACAGAATTGCTGGGAAATTCCTACTTACGGAGCAGCATTTTTCACAGGACAGATATTTACAAAGGCAAGCCCCAGCAATCATAAAGTCATCCCTGTGTATGTAGGCGTGAATATAAAAGGACTTCATCTCCTCAACATGGAAACTAAG